A portion of the Citrobacter rodentium NBRC 105723 = DSM 16636 genome contains these proteins:
- a CDS encoding beta-hydroxyacyl-ACP dehydratase gives MKPHEIERHQAQPQQIAIVLHLDPALYWFNGHFAVQPLLPGVAQMDWVMHYATTLLAPGWRFHSIQNVKFQAPLLPDSTVTLTLDWQEARQLLAFSYQRHDGDARHTASSGKIRLCR, from the coding sequence ATGAAACCCCATGAAATTGAGCGCCATCAGGCACAACCGCAGCAGATTGCGATCGTACTGCATCTCGACCCCGCCCTGTACTGGTTCAACGGCCACTTCGCCGTTCAGCCGCTGCTGCCCGGCGTGGCGCAGATGGACTGGGTGATGCACTACGCCACCACCCTGCTCGCCCCCGGCTGGCGCTTTCACAGCATTCAGAACGTTAAGTTCCAGGCGCCGCTGCTGCCGGACAGTACCGTCACCCTTACCCTTGACTGGCAGGAGGCGCGTCAGCTTCTGGCGTTCAGCTATCAGCGCCACGACGGCGACGCGCGCCATACCGCCAGCAGCGGGAAAATTCGGCTATGTCGTTGA